A window from Theropithecus gelada isolate Dixy chromosome 1, Tgel_1.0, whole genome shotgun sequence encodes these proteins:
- the EXTL2 gene encoding exostosin-like 2 isoform X6, whose translation MRCCHICKLPGRVMGIRVLRFSLVVILVLLLVAGALTALLPSVKEDKMLMLRREIKSQGKSTMDSFTLIMQTYNRTDLLLKLLNHYQAVPNLHKVIVVWNNIGEKAPDELWNSLGPHPIPVIFKQQTANRMRNRLQVFPELETSAIS comes from the exons ATGAG GTGTTGCCACATCTGCAAACTTCCTGGGAGAGTAATGGGGATTCGAGTGCTTCGATTCTCTTTGGTGGTCATCCTCGTATTATTACTGGTAGCTGGTGCTTTGACTGCCTTGCTTCCCAGTGTCAAAGAAGACAAGATGCTCATGTTGCGTAGGGAAATAAAATCCCAGGGCAAGTCCACCATGGACTCCTTTACTCTCATAATGCAGACGTACAACAGAACAGATCTCTTATTGAAACTTTTAAATCATTATCAGGCTGTACCAAATCTGCACAAAGTGATTGTGGTATGGAACAATATTGGAGAGAAGGCACCAGATGAATTATGGAATTCTCTAGGGCCCCACCCTATCCCTGTGATCTTCAAACAACAGACAGCAAACAGGATGAGAAATCGACTCCAGGTCTTTCCTGAACTGGAAACCAGTG CAATTTCCTGA